From one Athene noctua unplaced genomic scaffold, bAthNoc1.hap1.1 HAP1_HAP1_scaffold_167, whole genome shotgun sequence genomic stretch:
- the LOC141955373 gene encoding LOW QUALITY PROTEIN: transmembrane protein 178A-like (The sequence of the model RefSeq protein was modified relative to this genomic sequence to represent the inferred CDS: inserted 2 bases in 1 codon; deleted 1 base in 1 codon; substituted 1 base at 1 genomic stop codon) — protein MTAAVLXGCTVAAVSFSEESLTQHVTGLLFLMTGVFCTMSLCTYAASIPYDLNHIPTFIYNLLNDVEHGYSCCLFSAWXSLGFTVEAGSLCTVYPFVSRGNIMQLESTRDSSV, from the exons ATGACTGCAGCTGTTCTCTGAGGGTGCACTGTGGCAGCAGTCAGCTTTTCAGAGGAAAGCCTCACTCAGCATGTTACAGGTCTGCTGTTCCTGATGACAG GGGTATTTTGCACC ATGTCTCTGTGCACTTATGCAGCCAGCATACCATATGACCTAAACCACATTCCCACATTCATCTATAATCTTCTCAATGATGTAGAACATGGATACAGCTGCTGTCTATTTTCTGCTTG TAGTCTGGGATTTACAGTAGAAGCTGGGTCTCTTTGCACAGTTTACCCTTTTGTTAGCAGGGGCAACATTATGCAGTTGGAGTCCACCAGAGACTCCTCTGTATGA